From the genome of Triticum aestivum cultivar Chinese Spring chromosome 3B, IWGSC CS RefSeq v2.1, whole genome shotgun sequence, one region includes:
- the LOC123071262 gene encoding uncharacterized protein: MLLYFRFRCNSRINYSKSHASSFYLFAFHLRPPLLLPVKLMAMEDIHLWELGRQIACLRRTASSRATESTRTAAFPQKAASSRAMVAFPRKAVSIRATESCERARGGRRSPRRRRGRRRTSRHAVRRIAASRSSTMVTMWCMLAANMQALTMALAWRRSTSSTRTPCGVAGFYGLLKVPADDDQGVVTAVLEDGRQKQVENGDDVSHAGSQHEALMMDTASRKATTTTQTSTHLRHSSLAGHQRADNTLATSPVNVAIILNHKRKYECNA, translated from the exons ATGCTCCTCTACTTCCGCTTCCGTTGTAATTCCCGCATTAATTACTCCAAATCGCACGCCTCCTCCTTCTATCTTTTCGCCTTTCATCTTCGTCCGCCTCTTCTCCTCCCCGTCAAGCTCATGGCCATGGAAGATATCCACTTGTGGGAACTGGGAAGACAGATAGCTTGCTTGCGGAGGACGGCGTCCAGCAGGGCGACGGAGTCCACCCGCACGGCGGCGTTCCCACAGAAGGCAGCGTCCAGCAGGGCAATGGTGGCGTTCCCGCGGAAGGCGGTGTCCATCAGGGCAACGGAGTCGTGCgagcgtgctcggggagggcggCGTTCAccaaggcgacggcgaggtcgcaGACGGACGTCACGGCATGCCGTTCGGAGGATTGCCGCCTCGCGCAGCTCAACGATGGTGACTATGTGGTGCATGCTAGCGGCCAACATGCAAGCACTGACGATGGCCTTGGCATGGCGCAGGTCGACGTCCAGCACTCGCACGCCTTGTGGAGTCGCGGGCTTCTACGGACTCCTTAAGGTTCCCGCGGATGACGACCAGGGCGTTGTCACAGCTGTCCTGGAGGACGGTCGCCAAAAGCAGGTCGAGAATGGCGACGACGTGTCGCACGCGGGCAGCCAGCATGAGGCGCTGATGATGGACACTGCATCGCGCAAGGCGACGACCACCACGCAGACATCCACACACTTGAGACACAG TAGCCTTGCAGGACATCAGAGAGCAGATAACACATTGGCCACATCTCCAGTAAACGTGGCAATCATACTAAATCATAAAAG GAAGTATGAATGCAATGCTTGA